In Triticum urartu cultivar G1812 chromosome 6, Tu2.1, whole genome shotgun sequence, the following proteins share a genomic window:
- the LOC125513381 gene encoding BTB/POZ and MATH domain-containing protein 1-like, whose amino-acid sequence MPASSAKAVLETAASTSTCTPETVQRKHVFDIRGYSQHKLLGPNVYISSGAFAVGGFDWNIRYYPGGYLKPKYVSVYLELLSAGARVRASCDLTVVGQRPGSPSLVSRTPPMLFTSDLSRFAPSTSKFVKRSKLESPSWGLVHGDRLVIECVVTVFMYPTVVTRAAAPDVGDPPSDLHRDLARMYESQAGADVGFLVGGQGFRAHRTVLAMRAPAFMAGVVRGGGLGFSGGCVDINDMQPEAFDALLYYIYMDSLPAAIRDVDGDRKRELVMDLLAAADRYDIQRLKLICETALSKTLEANTVVTTLTLAEKHHCQRLRQACVQFIASSVDQIK is encoded by the coding sequence ATGCCGGCGTCGAGCGCAAAGGCGGTGCTGGAGACGGCGGCGTCGACGTCGACGTGCACCCCGGAGACGGTGCAGCGCAAGCACGTGTTCGACATCCGCGGGTACAGCCAGCACAAGCTCCTCGGCCCCAACGTGTACATCAGCTCGGGCGCCTTCGCCGTCGGCGGCTTCGACTGGAACATCCGCTACTACCCCGGCGGGTACCTGAAGCCCAAGTACGTGTCCGTCTACCTGGAGCTCCTGAGCGCCGGCGCCCGCGTGCGCGCGTCCTGCGACCTGACCGTCGTCGGCCAGCGCCCCGGCTCGCCCTCCCTGGTGTCGCGGACCCCGCCCATGCTCTTCACCTCCGACCTCAGCAGGTTCGCGCCCAGCACCAGCAAGTTCGTCAAGAGGAGCAAGCTGGAGTCGCCGTCGTGGGGGCTCGTCCACGGTGACCGCCTCGTCATCGAGTGCGTGGTCACCGTCTTCATGTACCCGACCGTGGTCACCCGGGCGGCCGCGCCGGACGTGGGGGACCCGCCCTCGGACCTGCACCGCGACCTCGCCAGGATGTACGAGTCCCAGGCCGGGGCGGACGTCGGCTTCCTCGTCGGAGGGCAGGGCTTCCGCGCCCACCGCACCGTGCTGGCCATGAGGGCGCCGGCGTTCATGGCGGGCGTCGTGCGTGGCGGCGGGCTGGGGTTCTCTGGCGGGTGCGTCGACATCAACGACATGCAGCCTGAGGCCTTCGACGCTCTCCTCTACTACATCTACATGGATTCGCTCCCTGCCGCCATACGCGACGTGGACGGAGACCGTAAGAGGGAGCTTGTCATGGATCTGCTTGCGGCTGCGGACCGGTACGATATTCAAAGGTTGAAGCTAATATGTGAAACCGCCCTCTCCAAGACCCTTGAGGCCAATACCGTGGTGACCACGTTGACTTTAGCAGAGAAGCATCACTGCCAGAGGCTCCGTCAGGCTTGTGTTCAATTCATAGCTTCTTCTGTAGATCAAATCAAGTGA